In the Mycolicibacterium thermoresistibile genome, one interval contains:
- a CDS encoding alpha/beta fold hydrolase, whose product MPMGSDEFRYLPENAEQAGVDTIPPARRVGHGPISALQFGTAPPRLVFLHGGGQNAHTWDTVIVGLGEPALAVDLPGHGHSAWREDGDYGPKTNADTLAPVLRDFAPQPDLVVGMSLGGLTALRLAVTAPELVPRLVLVDVTPSAPRRHTEMTDEQKGTVALVEGPRTFDSFEAMVELTVAAAPHRDPAALRRGVFHNSKQLDDGTWTWRYDSIRKGDGFEGLWDDVPRLTTPTTLIRGARSAFVNDEDAAEFARTAPGFQGVHVVPDAGHSVQSDQPRALIGLLRDILNT is encoded by the coding sequence GTCGACACGATCCCGCCTGCTCGGCGGGTCGGCCACGGCCCGATCAGCGCGCTGCAGTTCGGCACCGCGCCGCCGCGGCTGGTGTTCCTGCACGGCGGCGGCCAGAACGCGCACACCTGGGACACCGTGATCGTCGGTCTCGGCGAGCCCGCCCTGGCCGTCGACCTGCCCGGACACGGTCATTCGGCGTGGCGCGAGGACGGCGACTACGGCCCGAAGACCAACGCCGACACCCTGGCGCCGGTGCTGCGTGACTTCGCCCCGCAGCCCGACCTGGTGGTCGGCATGTCGCTGGGCGGGCTGACCGCGCTACGGCTCGCGGTGACCGCGCCCGAGTTGGTGCCGCGACTGGTCCTCGTCGACGTCACCCCGTCCGCGCCGAGACGCCACACCGAGATGACCGACGAGCAGAAGGGCACCGTCGCGCTGGTGGAGGGGCCGCGGACCTTCGACAGCTTCGAGGCCATGGTCGAGCTGACCGTCGCGGCCGCCCCGCACCGTGATCCGGCGGCGCTGCGGCGCGGGGTGTTCCACAACTCCAAACAGCTCGACGACGGCACCTGGACGTGGCGCTACGACTCCATCCGCAAGGGTGACGGGTTTGAGGGTCTGTGGGACGACGTCCCCCGCCTCACCACCCCCACCACCCTGATCCGGGGCGCCAGGTCGGCCTTCGTCAACGACGAGGACGCCGCCGAATTCGCCCGCACCGCACCCGGGTTCCAAGGCGTTCACGTGGTCCCCGACGCCGGGCACTCGGTGCAGAGCGATCAGCCCCGCGCGCTCATCGGGCTGTTGCGCGACATCTTGAACACCTGA
- a CDS encoding TMEM175 family protein gives MGSPGCRPSDSQVYARDSVEFGRALAFIDAIFGFSATLLVTNLDLPSGEQWRSPGTLLGGTVGDQLLSFAISFVVIAGFWRLNHAVIARFEALDSAVITAGLVVAGLVVLIPFTTQGIGDPSTSELALPTALYAGNVALVVAASAVLLTLARRRGLIRDADTDRRAGLAGYATTMAVFLVSIPIAYGPGPDAAQLSWLSLVVLGPVADRLVRR, from the coding sequence ATGGGTTCCCCCGGCTGCCGTCCCTCCGATTCCCAGGTGTATGCGCGGGACTCGGTGGAGTTCGGGCGGGCGCTGGCGTTCATCGACGCGATCTTCGGCTTCTCGGCCACCCTGCTCGTCACCAACCTGGACCTGCCGTCGGGTGAGCAGTGGCGGAGTCCGGGCACTCTGCTCGGCGGCACGGTGGGTGATCAACTGCTGAGCTTCGCGATCAGTTTCGTGGTCATCGCCGGGTTCTGGCGGCTGAACCATGCCGTGATCGCACGATTCGAGGCACTGGATTCCGCCGTGATCACCGCGGGCCTCGTGGTGGCCGGCCTGGTGGTGCTGATTCCCTTCACCACCCAGGGCATCGGCGATCCGAGCACGTCGGAGCTTGCGCTGCCGACCGCGTTGTACGCGGGCAACGTCGCGCTGGTGGTGGCGGCGTCCGCGGTGCTGCTCACGCTGGCGCGGCGACGCGGGCTCATCCGCGACGCCGACACCGACCGGCGGGCCGGCCTCGCCGGCTACGCCACCACCATGGCGGTGTTCCTGGTGTCCATCCCGATCGCGTACGGCCCGGGCCCCGACGCGGCACAGTTGTCGTGGCTGTCGCTGGTGGTGCTCGGACCGGTGGCCGACCGGCTGGTCCGGCGCTGA
- a CDS encoding LLM class F420-dependent oxidoreductase, whose product MARPIRIGVQLQPQHSPDYGNLRDAVRRAEDIGVDIAFNWDHFFPLYGDPDGAHFECWTMLGAWAEQTSRIEIGALVTCNSYRNPDLLADMARTVDHISGGRLIFGIGSGWFRRDYDEYGYEFGTAGGRLDDLAAALPRIKARWAKLNPPPTRELPILIGGMGEKKTLRLVAEHAHIWHGFVDRSTYPHKSRVLAEHCAAVGRDPDTIERSSGLPVEGGVDAALAEAAALVEQGVTLLTVGVNGPDYDLSIAEALCRWRDNR is encoded by the coding sequence GTGGCACGTCCCATTCGCATCGGTGTGCAACTGCAGCCGCAACACTCCCCCGACTACGGCAACCTGCGCGACGCGGTGCGCCGCGCCGAGGACATCGGCGTCGACATCGCCTTCAACTGGGACCACTTCTTCCCGCTGTACGGCGATCCGGACGGCGCCCACTTCGAATGCTGGACGATGTTGGGCGCATGGGCCGAACAGACCTCGCGCATCGAGATCGGCGCGCTGGTCACCTGCAACTCGTACCGCAACCCGGACCTGCTGGCCGACATGGCGCGCACCGTCGACCACATCTCCGGCGGCCGGCTGATCTTCGGCATCGGGTCGGGCTGGTTCCGCCGCGACTACGACGAGTACGGCTACGAGTTCGGCACCGCCGGCGGCCGGCTCGACGATCTGGCCGCGGCCCTGCCCCGGATCAAGGCGCGCTGGGCGAAACTCAATCCGCCGCCCACCCGTGAACTGCCGATCCTGATCGGCGGGATGGGTGAGAAGAAGACGCTGCGGCTGGTCGCCGAGCACGCCCACATCTGGCACGGCTTCGTCGACCGCTCCACCTATCCGCACAAGTCTCGGGTGCTGGCCGAGCACTGCGCGGCGGTGGGACGCGACCCGGACACCATCGAACGGTCCTCCGGGCTTCCCGTCGAAGGCGGTGTGGACGCGGCGCTGGCCGAGGCCGCCGCGCTGGTCGAACAGGGCGTCACGCTGCTGACGGTCGGGGTGAACGGACCGGACTACGACCTGTCGATCGCCGAAGCGCTGTGCCGCTGGCGGGACAACCGCTGA
- a CDS encoding GntR family transcriptional regulator, protein MPKKYGVKEKDLVVSHVVNLVLTGKLRSGDRLDRNEIARELGLSRVPIQEAVVQLEHDGLLSTRYHRGAYIERFDESVILEHHEVYGVLNGMASARAAADPSRRIVDRLEAVARIMANSRGTRKFLDAAGQYRQLINDEYAGPRLRAAIRAAQTFLPRKFWLTCLQDHDEIWQTYDAETTAIRTGDPEGARSACARRSATMGRLMCNELVRRGVLEPTGTVAPTR, encoded by the coding sequence ATGCCGAAGAAGTACGGGGTGAAAGAGAAGGACCTGGTCGTCTCCCATGTGGTGAACCTGGTCCTGACCGGCAAGCTCCGCTCCGGAGATCGGTTGGACCGCAACGAGATCGCCCGGGAGCTCGGGTTGAGCCGGGTGCCGATCCAGGAGGCGGTCGTCCAGCTCGAACACGACGGGTTGCTGTCCACCCGGTACCACCGCGGCGCTTACATCGAACGTTTCGACGAATCGGTCATCCTCGAACACCACGAGGTCTACGGTGTGCTGAACGGGATGGCCTCCGCGCGCGCCGCCGCCGACCCGTCCCGCAGGATCGTCGACCGGCTTGAGGCGGTGGCCCGGATCATGGCCAACAGCAGAGGCACCCGCAAATTCCTGGACGCCGCCGGCCAGTACCGCCAGCTCATCAACGACGAGTACGCCGGTCCGCGGCTGCGCGCCGCGATCCGCGCCGCGCAGACCTTCCTGCCGCGCAAGTTCTGGCTCACCTGCCTGCAGGATCACGACGAGATCTGGCAGACCTACGACGCCGAGACCACCGCCATCCGCACCGGCGATCCGGAAGGCGCGCGCAGCGCATGCGCCCGCCGTTCGGCGACGATGGGGCGGCTGATGTGCAACGAGCTGGTGCGCCGCGGCGTGCTCGAGCCGACCGGGACGGTAGCCCCCACGCGCTGA